In Leptospira stimsonii, the genomic stretch TATTGAAAAGATCAAAGGTCTGATTCTCAATCTTTCCTCCAATCCTGAATATTGTCCGGATGGTAGAATCTCCTTATTCGCTCCTTCGTTTTCAGCGAGTATGGGATTGATTGCGGCCGCGACTCCGACGATCGAAGAAAGAGTGAAATCCATTTGTACGATCGGTGCCTATGGAAACGTTCAGACGACTCTTGATTATCTCATGTCGGCGGAAGGTTCGGATGAATACGGGAGAATGATTCTTCTTTGGAACTTTGTTCATTTTGGAATCGGGGAGAATGAAGAAGTAAGAAGAGCGCTTCACGCGTCTATCTTGGACGGAAGTTTTCTTCGGGAAAGTCCGGAACTACCGAAAGTTTTAGAAAGCTTACAGCCCGCCAATCGAGAAATTTTTAAAAAGCTCAAAGAGGATCGAAACTATCGTTCGGAGATCTGGAACCGAATTCTTCAGAACGCGGGACCGTTTCGTTCCTTTCTCCAAGACCTTCAGGTTTATAATAAATTGGAGGATTTGAGAGCACACGTTTCCCTCATTCATGGAGTGGAGGATAACGTTGTCCCTGCCTCCGAATCTTCTCTGATTTTGGAACGTTTGTTGGAGAGGGACCTTCCGGCAAATCGATCGAAGTTGGTTTTGACTCCCTTGATCTCTCACGGAGATATTGGAATCACATTGAAAACGCTTCCTTCGATCTTTCAGCTCTTAAACGGCTTTGCGTTCTTCTTTAAACACGCGGCCGCAAAAGCGTAGAATTTAGTTTCTTTCCACTGGATCGATGTCCGTATTGATCCAGTATTCGTCTCCATAGTCGAAGAACAATTCTTCTCCGGCTTTCACTTTTCGAATCGCCTCAAACCTCGCGGTTTTCCAACGAACCGATACGACCAACTTTACGTTCGGTTTTGTACTATGATTCATAAAGCGGGTATAATTACTTTCTTTGCCTTCCCCGTAGATCCAGTGATCCTTACAGATCCAAAGCAGATATTTCGATTCGCAATATTTGGAGGAATTCGCAATTCGATCGGTCAGGATCTTGCCTGTATAATATCCGATGGTATCACCTTTGTTAACGTTCTCTTTCGGGAACAAACCCATTCCGATTCCGGGAATCGATGACGACTTAATTTCAAAATCCTTTTCCTTAAAGATACGGGAACGTGAAGACTTCTTACGTAATTGCATTTTTGAGACTCAAACTCCTAAAAAGAAAAGGATGGCTTATGAGTATCATTCCCAAGAGAGTATAAAATTTGCAACTGAATTCTTGGAACCCCTTTCAAAACTCATCTTCAACGGTTCTAAACCTTTGATTCTCAAAGGAGCTGATCGTACGGATTCTATCTTTGATGTTCTAACAATGGATTGGAAAAAATTTATCTAAGAATTCGATCGTTTCTTCTCATAGAATCGAACGGTTGATTTCGAGTTTCGATTTTTTTCCGGTCAGCGGATTTCCGTCCCTTTCCATAAAAAATGTTGCAGGTTGAAAAGAATCTTTTTCAAACAAGGAGTTCCCTTCTCTTCATTCAAAGTCGGGAATCACCCGCTTCTTTATTTGCTTCGAGTTGGGGATATTCATAAAACGTAAAGCGTATAGAATTTAGACAAGACTTAAGTCATCGGTGTTTCATTCCGTTTTCTCCGAATATTCTGAAAAACGGCGTCTTCAAAACATTCTTCTCAAACTCTCTCGACAAACTTTGATTTGTCTCTCATTAAAACTTCTTGTCAGATGAATGCTCGAAGTGGACCTTATTCGTATGGAAAAACCTTATAGAAAGAACGTCGGGATGGTCGTCTTCAATACCCGTGGAGAGGTTTTGGTCGGAGAGAGGCTCAATTTTCTCGGTTCCTGGCAATTCCCTCAAGGAGGAATTGACGAAGATGAGGACCCTGAGGCCGCCGCACTCCGCGAATTGCACGAGGAGGTCGGGATCGATTCCGGAAAGATCGTTTCCGAATATCCTGATTGGATTGCTTATGATTTTCCTGAGAATCTTCCTCTCAATCGTCATCTTCAGAAATACAGGGGACAACTTCAAAAATGGTATTTGATCTTTTGGGACGGATTAGCCGCAGACTGTGACTTGGATATTCACGAAAGAGAATTCGAATCCGTTCGTTTTATTCCGATTGAACACACTTTGGAAACCGTGGTTCCGTTTAAAAAAGATGTATATTATAAAATCGTAAAAGACTTCGGTCCTAAGATTCAGACTTATTTGGAGAAAACGAAAACGAAATCATGATGGAAGAGCGTTCTTTTTTTATCCCTCCAGGAGGACCTCCCGGTCCTGTGCCGGGCCTTCAGCTCGTTTTTAACGCAGTGGGAGAGCTTTCCCTTCGAAAACTCGTCTCTGATTTTTACGATCAGATTCCACAGAGCTCGATCGCATTTATGTTTCCGCAGAACATAGAAGAAAGCAAAACAAAATCTGCGGACTTTCTCATCCAAGTGACGGGTGGTCCACCGCTCTATTCTCAAAATTACGGGCCGCCTCGTATGAGGGCTCGACATCTTCCTTTTCCCATCGATGAAAAGGCGAGAAGAGTTTGGCTTTCCTGTTATCGTAAGGCCTTGGACGGTTGGGAGGCGGATTCTTTACAAAAGGAAATTCTCTGGAGTTTTCTGAAAGACTTTTCGGGATGGATGGTGAACTTGGAAAACAAGACGGAGGAGTCTAATGGCATCGAAGAATAACGTAAGAGCAAAAATTTTGGTCCGAGGAAAAGTGCAGGGAGTCGGCTTTCGTTATTATATTCTTCAGCGCGCCCAGGAATGTAGACTTAGCGGATTCACCCAGAATCTTCCCGGAGGAGAAGTAGAAACCGTGGTCGAAGGTGATAAAATGTTTATCGAAGATCTCTACAAAGCGATTCAGAGAGGACCGAAAGGATCCGAGGTAAAGGAAGCGGTTATCCATTGGGAAGAAGCGAAAGGAAACTTTAGAACCTTCGAAATCAAGAAGTAGTTTTATTTTCCCCCTCTCACAGTCGCAGTGTTGACAGATCGTTTGGAGTCTGGTTTCGAAGAAGTTTCTTCCACCTCCGTCACAGACGGTTCGGTTTCCGCTTCGATGAGCCATTCCGCTCGAACCTTATCCAATAACTTCTTTCGATTTTCCTTATATGCGATTTCACGTGTAAGTTGTTCGAATTGTATAATCGATTCTTCGTGTTCTAAAGAGGACTCCAAAAAACCGAATGCGCCTAAAAAGCTTAGGATCTTGGAAAACCAAGAGAGATTTTCCTTATAACAAACGTATTTGAGTTTTAAGATTGCTTCTTTAAAATCGCTCTTTCTGTAATAAGCCGCCAATTCGTTTTTTTCTTTTTTCAAAAGGAATAGGAAGATTCTTACGAGGTCTTTTTTGTAGGAATATTTTTCGATCATCACATGTATCAAGTTGAGAATCGTTTCCTCTTTTTTCTGGCAGATACACGAGATTTTTTTTCCCTTCTCATACCAATCACAAGAGATACAATCCGGATCCCTTTTCAGATTGTCGACAATCGAATAGGAAAATTCCTTATCTTCATCCAGGTTGATCATTACAAACTGTGAAAGGGCGTCGCTTTTCATCGACATCATCGTCTTTAACATTTTGATCGATTTTAATTCTTCCGCGGACGATCTTAGATTTTTTAGATGGTCGTGTTTTCGGGAAATATAATTCGCGAGAATTAGAAAATCCTTAAACGTTTCCGGCACCAGATTTCCCAAACTTTCGCCGATGATCTTCAATTCTTCCGAAACGAATTTTTCCTCCATACTTGAGATCGAACCGGAATAGTTTACATCGATTACGATTTCCTTCCTATGTTCCGTAATTAGATTCCAAGCGGTCTGATATTTTTCTTTGAGACGTTTTGAAAATTGATTGAGATAATAACTTTTGAGAATGTCGAAAGCTTTTCCTGAAAGATCATCAGCGACGTGAAAAAGCCCGGTCGTTTTCGTGACCGCGATATGTTCGTTCTCGTGGATCGTTTCAAAGATGATCTGAATCGAATCTTTGATCGTTTCTTCTTTTAGAAGTTCACTAAACGTAAAGGAATGGATCCATTTTTTGATATCGAAAGAATCTCTTACGAACGTAGACGCGCTTCCCGCGATCAGATATTCGAAAATGGAAATTAACTCGCTTATCTGAAACGGCTCACAACCTAAGATATAATTTTGGATCGCGAAGGAAGACTTGCTTAAGCTGTTGAGATAGATTTCTTTTAGGTTTTCCCGATTGGAGGGTTTGAATTGTTTTTCTGAAGTCAAACAGATGCCGACCGTTAGCTGACTCGTTTCGGGGAGAAATTTGAACTCCGGGAACGCGAAGATCAGATTCATGTCAGACAATTTTTTGAGAGTGTTTATATAGATCGGTTTGGAACCTTCGTCTTTCCAGACCTTTAAAATTTTTCCGGAAAAGAATCCTTCCAACGTAGTATGGTTTCTGATCTGATAGAGTAGTTCGATTTCTTTAGGATTTAAAAAGATCGCCTCTTGATCGGTAGCGTCCGCCTCGTTTCTGAGATATAGATAGGTCGGCATGAGATTTTCGTATTTCTCATGGTCGTATAGGGATTCTTTCTCCAAACGCTCAACCTCACAAGACGAATTTCAAACCGAAAGGTGAAGAGATTCTACACTACATATAAATCGAGAATAGCAAAAAAAACCGATTCGAAGAATTTATGTTTCATTCCGAGACTTTTTTTAATGCGGCATTCCTTTTGAAATGACCTTCCAAATTCCCGAAGGGTCAAAGATTAGAAAGATTTGAATCTTTACGATTGAATTCGATAAGACTTGCTCCGACTTTTATAAAACGGATTATAGGTCTTTGTATACTGGGGGAGAATACTTGAAAAAGAGAAGATTGGGAAAATCAGGAATGGTTGTTTCAGAAATTTGTATGGGAACGATGACCTTCGGTTCTAGTTGCGACGAAAAGGAAGCATTCCGAATTTTGGATCGTGCATACGACGCGGGAATCGACTTTTACGATACGGCCGAAATTTACCCCGTTCCACCTGACGCTAGTTATGTGCATGAAACGGAAAAAATATTCGGCAAATGGCTCAAAACGAAATCGAGAGATTCGATTCTTATAGCGACCAAGGTTTGTGGTCCCGGACACGGCTGGTTTTCTCCGCCGGTTCGTGAGGGAAAAACGGCACTGGATCGAAGAAATATCCGAGTCGCAATCGAAGGAAGTCTGAAACGTCTTGGAACCGATTTTGTGGACCTTTATCAAACCCATTGGCCCGATCACGATTTCGGATACGAGGAAACTCTTGAAGTTCTAACCGAACTGATTCAGGAAGGAAAGGTTCGTTATATCGGGAACAGCAACGAGACTGCTTGGGGAATGATGAAAAGTCTTTCCGTTTCGGAACGATACGGTTTTGCACGTTATGAATCCATTCAAAATAATTTCAGCATTCTGAATCGAAGATTCGAGGACTCGTTATCCGATATCTGTCGTAGAGAAAGTGTGAGTTTACTTCCGTATTCTCCGATCGCAGGTGGCGTGCTCTCTGGAAAATACAATTCTCCAAATCCTCCGCAGAACGCACGATTCAGTCGTTATATTAATTCCGGCGAAAGACAAAGAAAGATGGCGAATCGTTTTTTAAACGACGGAACTTTGGCTTCGACAGAGAAGTTATTGAAGGTTGCAGAGTTGGCGGGAATGTCTCTGACGGTTCTTTCCGTCGCTTGGTCCAAACAACACGACTTCGTTGCCTCCACGATCGTCGGTGCGAACACGGTGGAACAATTGGATGAGATTCTTAAGGCTCAGAATGTGATTTTATCCGATGATATTCTCAAAAAAATCGACGAAGTTTCAAAAGAGATTCCTTATCCGATGGGATAAGCGGTCGTAAATTTTTTGATACTTTCAGAGGTTCCGAATAGAATTAAAATTTCATTCTCTTGGAATACGGTTCCGGATTCCGGGAGAATGATCGTTCCTTCTCCTTGATCTTTGTTGTTGGAATCTGCCTTTCGAATCGCCACAAGGTTGAGTTTATATTTTTCTCTCAAACCCAAATCCTTCAGTTTTTTCCCGAAAAGGTGGGAAGAAATTTCCACTTCGAAAAGACTGTATTCTTCGCTTAACAATGTTGCTTTTTTTACGCCTTGATAGCTCAGCTGTTCTGCCATCGAGGCGGCGGCTCTTTCTTCCGGATTGAAAAGATTTTCGATTCCGATCATTTGTAGAATCTTACGATTGATTTCGGAATGATATCGTATATGCAAAGATTCTAATTTCATATCTTTGAGATGATAAGCGGTCGTGATCAGAGATTCGAAGTTCTCAGCCAAGGCGACTACGATATCGTCCATATCCTCTAAATCCAATTCTTCCAAAGATTGTTTGTTGCTCGTGTCGACGCAGACAGCGAGCGCACAGTGATCCTTGATTTCTTCGATCGTCTTGATGTCTTTATCGATTGCGGTGACTTCATGTCCGTTTTCGTTTAAGTAGATAACGAGAGATTTTCCGAATTCTCCCAAGCCGATGACGGCGATTCTTTTTTTATGAGTTTTGTTTTTTCTTTTTATGGCCATTGTTTTCCTGCCCCTATCCGACGATGATGGATTCTTCCGGATATCTTAGACCGGAAGTTTTTTGTTTCGGAACGAACGCGATGAGAATCGTTAACATCCCGACTCTTCCTCCGAACATCATCAGACAAATCATCAGTTTGCCGGGTGAAGTCAGGTTGGGAGTGATTCCTCTCGAAAGTCCCGCAGTTCCGAATGCGGAGACGACTTCATAACACAAATCTAAGAATTCGAATTTTTCAGTCATCGTTAAGACGAAAATTCCGAAGAAGATGAGAAAGAGGGAAACTAAAATTCCTGCCGAGGCTCTGGACACGGAACCGGACGATATTCTTCTTCCGAAAATTTCCACTTCTTCCTTTCCTCGTATATGATTGAAAAGGTGAAGACCGGAAACCGCAAGAGTCGTCGTTTTGATTCCTCCTCCGGTGGAATTGGGAGAGGCTCCCACCCACATAAGAAATAGGGAAACGAAAACCATGGGTGTTCCCATTTTAGAAATACTTAATGTATTAAAACCGGCTGTCCGCGTGCTGATCGAATAGAACAGGGAATGAAATAGTTTATCCGTTTCATTCAAACCCGCGAGAGTGATTTTGTATTCTAAAACGTAATAAGAAAGACAACCCAGTAGTATGAGCGTTAATGAAACAGTAAGAATGAGTTTCGCCCCGAGTTCCATTCTTTTCCGCTGTTTGTCAGTGTTAAAAGCCCAGTGGATCAAATGATTTACAGTCGGAAATCCAAGTCCGCCTAACACGATTAAGATCATAACCACGGAAAGGAACTTTCTTTGGTCGAGCATCCAGCCGGTTTCAAACCCTTGGGGAAAGACGGAGAATCCGGCGTTGCAAAAGGAACTCACCGCGTGAAAAAGGGAATTGAAAATTCTATCTTTTAGAGCCGTCTGAGAAGGATCCGGATACCAGAAAAAAATGAACAAGGCCCCGAGTCCTTCGATCAGAAACGTCTGAATTGCGACCTGCTTTAAGATAAAGGAAACTCTTCCCACTGTTTCCTGACTGAAGAGATCCTTGATGAGAAGCTTATTGGTAACGCTGACTTGCCCCGCCAAAAAGATTGCGAAAAAAACGGTGAGGGTCATCAGTCCAAGTCCGCCGATCTGAATCAGAACCATAAGAATCGTTTGTCCACTTCCGGTCAGTTGAGTCGCTACGTTGATCGTGCTGAGACCCGTCACGCAGACGGCGCTCACTACCGTAAAAAAAACGTCGATCGTGGGAATCGACGTCGTCTGTGCTCTTGGTAGGGAAAGCGCCATCGTACCAAGAAAGATAAGAATGGCAAAACTACCTGTGATTACGAAAGAGGGACTGATTTGTCTGTAATTGAGGAGATCCGTTTTACGGATCAGGCGCGAAAAATTGCTGAACAAAAGAAAAATCTGGCTCAAGGAAAGAAACGCCAAACTCGCGTCTTCTCCGCTCAAAGAGTTGAACGTAAGAAGAACGTAGATTTCTTTGCTGATCAGTTCCTGAAAAACGAGAAGAGAGATCACGATAACTTCCGTTTTGTGAGCTACGAGATAATCCGTAAAATTTCCGAGAACAAAAAGAAAAGAAAGCGCCTCGTAGATAACTAAGGAAATTACGATTCCGTTGACGAGAAGTCTGATCCAGTGAGTCCATTCGTGAGGATAATAAAAACCGTAAATGAGAATCAAAAGTCCTAAGGAAACGATTCCGCAAAAAGAATAATAAATTCTTAATATAGGTTGAATGGATTCATGATAAAGGATCGCGGCGTTATGACGGAATTTTAGAAAATCTTCGAAACTTTCCCGAAACGATTTCATCAGAAAGAAACGTTAAAAAGTGTGATATCGATTTTGTATTCTCGACCCGGAGCAACGGAAGCGGAGGAGCCGGATATCGGGATCGGAACCGAATTTCCAAAGCCGAGAGAATCGGGCGACGTCGGTTCCACCGGAGGAGAAGCCGGTTCGTTTTCTTTTCTATCCGCTTCCAATTCTTTCATATCCTTCCAAGCGTTCGCGAGGGCGAGACTCGTACCAAAAGTAAAAATAAATATGGAACCGCCGAAGGTCTTTTGAAATTTATGAACTCCATGAATCTTTGCCGAAGAAGCGATCGCGTATCCAATACCGAGAGTGATCGGAAGGGTCATAAAGAAGATGATTGAAAATCGTCTCGCCGTAGTTTCCGTATATTTCTCTTCTTCGAAAACTTGGTTCTGTCTTTTTTTTCTTTCCGATTGTTGCGCTTGTCTTTGAAGAATCGCTTCCACATTGATTTCGCCGGTGAGGGGATTGATGAGATTTTCCTGTCCTCGTTCCACGTTCGGATTGGTGGTTCGTCTCAAACCTCCGGTGCCCGTAGTGGAAAAAGGAGGTTCGAAAGGAACTTGTGCGTTTTTCGGAGAAACGAGGACCGGTTTTTTAAAAGCAGGAGGAATCGTATATTCCTGATAACCGTCACGATTGGGAAAATCCTTATAATTTCGAAGATTGAAGTCGTACGGATCCGCAAAGTCGCTCTGACTCTGGGAATACAATCCGCTCAGGTTTATGACTGAAAGAATCAGAAGAATGGCCGTTAAATTACGGATTTCCTGGAATCTGGGCATGGCCTTTCCTCTACAATCTGCCGAACGCAGGTCGAGGCAAGAATTTTTAAGGCTGATTTAAGAGGCGGATTTCCTGCCGCTCAGAATCTCGGAAGTATAAAAAAAAGAATTCAATCTCACCGATTCCAAGGTCTCCGCACTCAGACCGATCTTTGCCGCTTTTGAATATTCTTCTTCGATGGTCGTGCCGAAAATTCCTGGATCATCCGTAGAAATCGTAAATCGTAAGTTGTGTTTTTCGAATCTTAGAATCGGGTGGGTTTTTGGTTCGACGACCATGCCGATGTATTCGTTCGAGCTTGGACAGGACTCTATGATTGCGTTTGTCTTTTTGATTTGGTCCATGCAGAAATTCTGAAAACCGAAACATTCTTGTAGAAATGAGGGGGACGGTTCTAGCTCGATCGTTTCTTTGTGTTTGAGGGAATCGATTTCATTCCCGATTCTTTCCCTAGAAGGAGTTTCCATATAAGAATCCAATTCTTCCTTTCGATCATAGTAGAATTGAAGCTGATCGAGACGTTCCGATTTGGGTTCGAAAATTTTCCATTGAATGCTGGACGGATCCAAGCCGAGAGCGATCGCGTGACCGAGACGATGCACCCCCCATAGCGCGGATTCTAAAACCCAGCGAGAAGCCGAAAGAATGGACTTGTCCTGAAAACTTTCGCCGACGTGATAGAGAATCGAAAGAGCCGTATCTTTCTCGGCGGCGTTGTCTTTATTCACTTCTTCTAAGAATTTCCGTTTGTCCTTCGGCGGAAATCCTTCTTCAATATAACAAAAATCTAATCCTACCAAATAATCTCGAATGAGAGAATTTCTTTCCATCAGTCTTTTGAGAAGCGCGTATTCTCGAAAAACGTCTCCGTCCCTATGCAAAGAGACGACGAGTTTTCCCTTGGCACGGCCTCCGGTTTTTTCCTCTCCTTTCGCTAATCCTTCGCAGGCCGCGATCGTCTTTTCGTAGATTCCTTCTTCCGTGTCTTTTGGAGAATACATGATTCTATATTCGCCGAAGGTAACACCTTGAGAAAATTGATCTTCTACGATCCGAGATGCGACTAACGCGATTTCATCGGGATCGAACTTAGATAACGCGATGATAAGATTGAATTTAGCCTGAAATTCCGGAAATGGTCCGTGATGATTGAACTGATAGAGTTTTCGAAAAGAATCAGGATTCTTATAATCCTCGAAAAACGTTTTCGTAGAAATACTCTTTCCATAACATTGTTGATAAGAATGGGTGAAGATTTCCCAACGAGGTGAGGGATTTGTTTTTCCGATTTCAAAAAGAAATTCGGAAGTAATGGAGCCGTAGAGATGATTGTGAAGATCGGTATAATGTTTCATATTTTCTTTTTCGGACCGCGGTCTTGTTTTCGTTTTCAGTGAGTTTTCGATCTTGGAGAACGATTTTTAACCCGCTTCGAATTGTTCCTAATACGTACTTGAAAAAGATATTACAAACATGAAAGAAAAATTTTCGGAAAAGAAGTAGTTTAAAACCTCAACGTTATAATTCTGGATGAACCTTGAAAACTCTACGTCATTTACTTCATACTTTTTATAGAAACATACGACCCAGCCTTTTGAATACGATGATTCTCAAGTTGGCGGTCCCGGTTGTGTTTGGAATGCTCAGTCAAACCGTTGTCTGGGTGACCGATACGATGATGGTGGGAAGGCTTGGTAAGAATTCGATCGCGGCGATCGGGATCGGAGGAATTGCGCACTTCACCGTTCTCGCTTTTTTGATGGGATTTTCGATGGGGATTCAGGTCATCGTTTCGAGGAGATTCGGGGAAAAGAACGATTCCGAAATCGGAAAAGTGGGGCTTACAACTTTATATCTGGCTTTGTTTTTTGGCGGATTGTTGTCGATCGGAGGAGCGGCTTCGAGCGGATGGATGATGGAACTTCTCAACAAGGACGAGATTGTGAGAGGGCTTTCGAGTGATTATCTCTACTTTCGTTTTTTGGGAACGATCTTCTTCTTTTTACTATTTACGACTCGCGCCTTTACCGACGGACTTGGGATCACGACCGCGGGCCTCGCGTCCATGATCATAACATGTTTTGCGAATATATTCTTGAATTGGATTTTGATCTACGGACATTTCGGTTTCGAGGCAATGGGAGTGAAAGGCGCGGCGATCGCTTCTTCTCTTGCGGGTGGCGCCGGATTGCTTGCGTTTCCTTATTACTTTTATAAAAAAGATCTTGGAAAGTATTTCAAAGGAATTTCTTGGAAGTTCAGCTTTCCTCATCTGGAGGAAATTCTCAAAGCGAGCACAGCGCCCGCGTTAGCCGAATTACTGAATAATATTTCTTTTATGATCTTCATCGAGTTCGCCACCATTGTTGGAACCGCCGCGGTCGCAGTTACGAATATGTTGTTTAGCACGTTGAGTCTTTCCTTTTTACCGGGTTACGCATTCGGGGTCGCGGCGACGACGATCTTAGGACAAGCGCTGGGGGCTGGGAAAGCGAAGCTGGCCTATCACGGAGCGTTCCGTTCCGCATTCTTTTCTGCGTGTGGGATGGGGACGATGGGTTTGGTCTTTATTCTATTCGGAAAGAAGATGTTGTCCGTATATACGAACGATCCGGAGTTGATTCAAGAAGCTTACGGACCGCTTGTGATTTTAGGAATCATCCAGGTGGCGGACGCCTATCATATGGTGATCGGGTCGGCGCTTCGGGGAGCGGGGTTGCAAGGATTTGTATTCAAGGCCTATACGATGGCTTCTTATTTTGTATTCTTACCTGTTGCGTATTTCTTGGGGATCTACTTAAAACTCGGATCGGTAGGACTGTGGTCCGGGATTGTCGCCTGGGTTTTCGTGTTAGCTCTTGTTTTTCTGATTCGTTTTAGAAGAAGGGATTGGGCACACAATCGAGTTTAAGTGATCAAAGGACCCTGAGGAATGATCCTATAGTAGGAATATAAGCGTATTCTTTCTTGCCAGATCCGGTTTTTCGGTTTTTCTGGTCTGAAGATGAAAAAAGCGCTCATAACTGGGATCACGGGGCAAGACGGATCCTATCTAACAGAATTTCTCCTCGGAAAAGGGTATCAAGTGCATGGGATCGTAAGAAGAGCCAGCATGTTCAACCGGGGAAGAATCGAGCATCTTCGCGGGCACTCCAATCTGGTCCTGCACTACGGAGATCTAACGGATTCGAGTAACTTGAACCGAATCCTGGAAAAAGTATCCCCAGACGAAATTTATAACCTTGCGGCACAATCCCACGTGGGTGTTTCCTTTGAAGTTCCGGAATACACGGCGGAAGCCGACGCCGTAGGTACCCTGAGAATTTTAGACGCGATCAAGCAGATCGGAGTCAAGAGTCGTTTTTATCAGGCCTCTACTTCCGAACTTTACGGAAAAGTCCAGGCGATTCCACAGACGGAAAGCACTCCATTTTATCCAAGATCTCCATATGCTGTGGCAAAACTCTATGCATATTGGGCCGTTGTGAATTACAGAGAAGCATTTGGGATTCACGCATCCAATGGAATTTTATTCAATCACGAATCTCCGAGAAGGGGAGAAGGATTTGTGACAAGAAAGATCACGATCGGTGTTGCCAATCTTCTCGCCAAAAAAGGCGGACCGATTCACCTCGGAAACATGGATGCAAAGAGAGATTGGGGATATGCACCGGATTACGTCGAGATGATGTGGATGATGTTGCAACAACCCGATCCGGATGACTACGTAGTCGCGACAAACGAAACCCATACTGTGAGGGAATTCGTGGAAAAATCATTCGGGTTTGCAGGAGTGCAGGTTCGTTGGGAAGGAAAGGGAGACACGGAGAAAGGATTTGACGCAAAGAGCGGACAACTCTTGGTCGAAGTAAACCCGAAATTCTATCGCCCGACCGAAGTAGATATT encodes the following:
- a CDS encoding alpha/beta hydrolase codes for the protein MNHFFSALKFALNTKNNSTKGILEEEFKLVLGNETVGILKFSPEKRKTFKGAILAINGMAYLGNQDPRFKAVCRGMASCGFLVFSPQMQEISEFKIRLESIEKIKGLILNLSSNPEYCPDGRISLFAPSFSASMGLIAAATPTIEERVKSICTIGAYGNVQTTLDYLMSAEGSDEYGRMILLWNFVHFGIGENEEVRRALHASILDGSFLRESPELPKVLESLQPANREIFKKLKEDRNYRSEIWNRILQNAGPFRSFLQDLQVYNKLEDLRAHVSLIHGVEDNVVPASESSLILERLLERDLPANRSKLVLTPLISHGDIGITLKTLPSIFQLLNGFAFFFKHAAAKA
- a CDS encoding SET domain-containing protein, which codes for MQLRKKSSRSRIFKEKDFEIKSSSIPGIGMGLFPKENVNKGDTIGYYTGKILTDRIANSSKYCESKYLLWICKDHWIYGEGKESNYTRFMNHSTKPNVKLVVSVRWKTARFEAIRKVKAGEELFFDYGDEYWINTDIDPVERN
- a CDS encoding RNA pyrophosphohydrolase, giving the protein MEKPYRKNVGMVVFNTRGEVLVGERLNFLGSWQFPQGGIDEDEDPEAAALRELHEEVGIDSGKIVSEYPDWIAYDFPENLPLNRHLQKYRGQLQKWYLIFWDGLAADCDLDIHEREFESVRFIPIEHTLETVVPFKKDVYYKIVKDFGPKIQTYLEKTKTKS
- a CDS encoding bacitracin resistance protein BacA encodes the protein MMEERSFFIPPGGPPGPVPGLQLVFNAVGELSLRKLVSDFYDQIPQSSIAFMFPQNIEESKTKSADFLIQVTGGPPLYSQNYGPPRMRARHLPFPIDEKARRVWLSCYRKALDGWEADSLQKEILWSFLKDFSGWMVNLENKTEESNGIEE
- a CDS encoding acylphosphatase, with the translated sequence MASKNNVRAKILVRGKVQGVGFRYYILQRAQECRLSGFTQNLPGGEVETVVEGDKMFIEDLYKAIQRGPKGSEVKEAVIHWEEAKGNFRTFEIKK
- a CDS encoding exonuclease — encoded protein: MEKESLYDHEKYENLMPTYLYLRNEADATDQEAIFLNPKEIELLYQIRNHTTLEGFFSGKILKVWKDEGSKPIYINTLKKLSDMNLIFAFPEFKFLPETSQLTVGICLTSEKQFKPSNRENLKEIYLNSLSKSSFAIQNYILGCEPFQISELISIFEYLIAGSASTFVRDSFDIKKWIHSFTFSELLKEETIKDSIQIIFETIHENEHIAVTKTTGLFHVADDLSGKAFDILKSYYLNQFSKRLKEKYQTAWNLITEHRKEIVIDVNYSGSISSMEEKFVSEELKIIGESLGNLVPETFKDFLILANYISRKHDHLKNLRSSAEELKSIKMLKTMMSMKSDALSQFVMINLDEDKEFSYSIVDNLKRDPDCISCDWYEKGKKISCICQKKEETILNLIHVMIEKYSYKKDLVRIFLFLLKKEKNELAAYYRKSDFKEAILKLKYVCYKENLSWFSKILSFLGAFGFLESSLEHEESIIQFEQLTREIAYKENRKKLLDKVRAEWLIEAETEPSVTEVEETSSKPDSKRSVNTATVRGGK
- a CDS encoding aldo/keto reductase: MVVSEICMGTMTFGSSCDEKEAFRILDRAYDAGIDFYDTAEIYPVPPDASYVHETEKIFGKWLKTKSRDSILIATKVCGPGHGWFSPPVREGKTALDRRNIRVAIEGSLKRLGTDFVDLYQTHWPDHDFGYEETLEVLTELIQEGKVRYIGNSNETAWGMMKSLSVSERYGFARYESIQNNFSILNRRFEDSLSDICRRESVSLLPYSPIAGGVLSGKYNSPNPPQNARFSRYINSGERQRKMANRFLNDGTLASTEKLLKVAELAGMSLTVLSVAWSKQHDFVASTIVGANTVEQLDEILKAQNVILSDDILKKIDEVSKEIPYPMG
- a CDS encoding potassium channel family protein gives rise to the protein MAIKRKNKTHKKRIAVIGLGEFGKSLVIYLNENGHEVTAIDKDIKTIEEIKDHCALAVCVDTSNKQSLEELDLEDMDDIVVALAENFESLITTAYHLKDMKLESLHIRYHSEINRKILQMIGIENLFNPEERAAASMAEQLSYQGVKKATLLSEEYSLFEVEISSHLFGKKLKDLGLREKYKLNLVAIRKADSNNKDQGEGTIILPESGTVFQENEILILFGTSESIKKFTTAYPIG